One genomic window of Arachis hypogaea cultivar Tifrunner chromosome 8, arahy.Tifrunner.gnm2.J5K5, whole genome shotgun sequence includes the following:
- the LOC112707652 gene encoding probable rRNA-processing protein EBP2 homolog, with amino-acid sequence MEEHLVNHDTTIGGEAEDLNEERSASESESESDEDVKLTEPSKTAVYNRDALLDKLGDISWPENVVWIHTLSIDIDQEQEVDVNDDLTRELAFYNQAFEGTKQAYQKLQSLGLPFLRPPDYYAEMVKTDNHMQKVKGRVLAEKRKMEEAEERRKAREAKRLAKEIQAQKMKERAKQKKQDIESVKKWRKQRQQSGFADHGNDADLGFDFEDGKSFERSKGKRPGVSPGDRSGGKGKQAFGKGKTQKKREFRNSKFGFGGRKGMKKQNTADTTYDVKGFNKGEGKGNKKRKR; translated from the coding sequence ATGGAGGAGCATTTGGTAAATCATGATACCACCATTGGTGGTGAAGCTGAAGATCTTAATGAGGAAAGGTCGGCATCAGAATCTGAATCAGAATCCGACGAAGATGTGAAATTAACTGAACCGTCTAAAACTGCAGTTTATAACAGAGATGCTCTGTTGGATAAACTTGGAGACATCAGTTGGCCAGAGAATGTGGTATGGATTCACACGCTCTCCATTGATATTGATCAAGAGCAAGAAGTAGATGTGAATGATGACTTAACACGTGAGCTTGCGTTTTACAACCAGGCATTTGAGGGAACAAAGCAGGCATATCAGAAACTCCAGTCATTGGGTCTCCCCTTTCTGAGACCTCCAGATTATTACGCAGAAATGGTGAAGACTGATAACCACATGCAAAAGGTGAAAGGACGTGTACTGGCAGAGAAGCGGAAGATGGAAGAGGCCGAAGAGAGAAGAAAGGCCAGGGAGGCCAAGAGGTTGGCGAAAGAGATTCAAGCCCAGAAGATGAAAGAACGGGCTAAGCAGAAAAAGCAAGACATTGAATCTGTTAAGAAATGGAGGAAGCAAAGGCAACAGAGTGGGTTTGCTGACCATGGCAATGATGCAGATTTAGGTTTTGACTTTGAGGATGGAAAGTCATTTGAGAGGTCAAAGGGCAAAAGGCCAGGAGTGTCTCCGGGTGATCGGTCAGGAGGGAAGGGGAAGCAAGCTTTTGGAAaaggaaagacacaaaagaaAAGGGAATTTAGGAATTCCAAATTTGGTTTTGGAGGCAGGAAGGGAATGAAGAAGCAGAACACCGCTGACACGACTTATGATGTTAAGGGATTCAACAAGGGCGAAGGCAAAGGAAATAAGAAGAGAAAGAGGTAA
- the LOC112707651 gene encoding uncharacterized protein, whose amino-acid sequence MKSKGDRDRKRHDSEEDDSNLPRKSGGDMDRSQRAEKGLHTTQFRGEENRELHRKTERDGNRRHRDGRDGAHHDSGEEDGELPMKSEKDRDVMQRFERYGARHDSDEEEGELRMDSERERKRHDSEDDRELVRKSKRERDRDRTRRVDKDGEEKDDRQHLSKSRRERRQRVERDGASRNLEGEVDRDQFRKSERNRDRRHRSVKDGARYDSEDDDEDLNRKSKRDMRYRGERDDDDDEKGQRDNGREDNRKKEDGPRRIVENTRPQRQSTIPEGNLNGDASKLGKSGGVYIPPFKLARMMKEVQDKSSAEYQRLTWDALRKSINGLVNKVNATNIKNIIPELFAENLIRGRGLFCRSCMKSQMASPGFTDVFAALVAVVNTKFPEVGDLLLRRIVLQLKRAYKRNDKPQLLAAVKFIAHLVNQQVAHEIIALELLTVLLEKPTDDSVEVAVGFVTECGSILQDLSPKGLHGIFERFRGILHEGEIDKRVQFLIEGLFAIRKAKFQGYPAVRPELDLVEQEDQLTHEVSLDEEIDPEISLDIFKPDPNFLENEKRYEELKKTILGEESEDEEGSDAELDDDDDEDDESNEEDDEESMQIKDETETNLVNLRRTIYLTIMSSVDFEEAGHKLLKIKLEPGQEMELCIMLLECCSQERTYLRYYGLLGQRFCMINKVYQENFEKCFVQQYSMIHRLETNKLRNVAKFFAHLLGTDALPWHVLSYIRLTEEDTTSSSRIFIKILFQELSEHLGIRLLNERLNDSTMQDSFESIFPKDNPKNTRFSINFFTSIGLGGLTENLREYLKNMPRLIMQQQKQVSDSESDDESGSSSSSDSGTASSESESDSSSSDESDSDRDKRRRKRRRK is encoded by the exons ATGAAGTCAAAAGGGGATAGGGACAGGAAACGCCATGATTCTGAAGAAGACGATAGCAATCTGCCCAGGAAATCAGGAGGAGATATGGATAGGAGTCAAAGAGCTGAAAAGGGACTACATACGACCCAGTTCAGAGGAGAAGAGAACAGAGAGCTGCACAGGAAAACAGAAAGGGATGGGAATAGGAGGCATAGAGATGGAAGGGATGGTGCCCATCATGATTCGGGGGAAGAAGATGGGGAGCTGCCCATGAAATCAGAAAAGGATAGGGATGTGATGCAAAGATTTGAAAGGTATGGTGCACGTCACGATTCAGATGAAGAAGAGGGTGAGCTTCGCATGGACTCAGAAAGGGAAAGGAAGCGTCATGATTCGGAAGATGATAGGGAGCTGGTTAGGAAATCAAAGAGGGAAAGAGATAGGGATAGGACACGTAGAGTTGATAAGGATGGTGAGGAAAAAGATGATAGGCAGCATCTCAGTAAATCAAGAAGGGAAAGGAGGCAAAGAGTTGAAAGAGATGGAGCAAGCCGTAATTTGGAGGGAGAAGTTGATAGGGATCAATTTAGGAAATCAGAAAGGAATAGGGATAGAAGGCATAGATCTGTAAAGGATGGTGCCAGGTATGATTcagaggatgatgatgaggaccTGAACAGGAAATCAAAAAGGGATATGAGGTATAGAGGTGaaagagatgatgatgatgatgagaagggtCAGAGAGATAATGGGAGAGAAGATAATAGGAAGAAAGAGGATGGACCTCGAAGGATAGTTGAAAACACAAGACCTCAAAGACAGTCAACAATCCCAGAAGGTAACCTGAATGGTGATGCATCTAAACTGGGAAAGAGTGGTGGTGTTTACATTCCTCCATTTAAGTTGGCTCGGATGATGAAAGAAGTTCAGGACAAAAGCAGTGCTGAATATCAACGGTTAACATGGGATGCTCTGAGAAAGAGCATTAATGGGCTGGTGAACAAGGTTAATGCTACTAATATAAAAAACATAATTCCAGAGTTGTTTGCAGAGAACTTGATTAGGGGAAGAGGCCTATTCTGTCGGTCATGTATGAAATCTCAGATGGCATCGCCAGGATTTACAGATGTCTTTGCGGCATTGGTTGCTGTTGTGAATACCAAGTTTCCCGAGGTAGGCGATCTTTTGCTTAGAAGGATTGTTTTGCAGCTTAAGAGAGCTTACAAGCGGAATGACAAG CCCCAATTACTAGCTGCTGTTAAATTTATAGCACATCTGGTTAATCAGCAAGTGGCTCATGAGATCATTGCTCTAGAGTTGCTCACAGTTTTGCTGGAGAAGCCTACGGATGATAGTGTTGAAGTAGCGGTTGGGTTTGTAACAGAATGTGGGTCAATACTGCAGGATCTGTCACCCAAAGGTCTTCATG GTATCTTTGAGCGTTTTCGTGGAATTCTTCATGAAGGAGAAATTGACAAACGTGTTCAGTTTCTGATTGAAGGCTTATTTGCTATAAGAAAAGCCAAGTTTCAG GGTTATCCAGCTGTTCGTCCTGAACTAGACCTTGTGGAGCAGGAGGATCAATTAACTCACGAAGTCTCATTGGATGAGGAAATAGATCCAGAAATTTCTCTTG aTATTTTCAAGCCAGACCCTAATTTCCTGGAGAATGAGAAGCGTTATGAAGAGCTGAAGAAAACTATACTGGGTGAGGAATCTGAGGATGAGGAAGGCTCTGATGCAGAGTtggacgatgatgatgatgaagatgatgaatccAATGAAGAAGATGACGAGGAAAGCATGCAAATCAAAGATGAAACAGAGACAAACCTTGTTAACCTTAGAAGAACAATTTACCTAACAATTATGTCCAGTGTAGATTTCGAGGAAGCTGGTCACAAGCTTCTGAAAATCAAGCTAGAGCCTGGGCAAGAG ATGGAATTATGCATTATGCTTTTGGAATGTTGCAGCCAAGAGAGAACATATCTCCGATATTATGGTCTTTTGGGGCAGCGTTTCTGCATGATCAATAAAGTATATCAAGAGAATTTTGAGAAGTGCTTTGTCCAGCAGTACTCAATGATTCATCGGCTTGAAACAAACAAGCTACGAAATGTGGCTAAATTCTTTGCTCACCTACTTGGGACAGATGCTCTGCCTTGGCATGTTTTATCGTACATACGCTTGACTGAAGAGGACACGACATCGTCCTCCCGTATATTCATCAAGATCCTCTTCCAG GAATTATCAGAGCATCTTGGCATCCGACTGCTAAATGAGCGGTTAAATGATTCAACAATGCAGGACTCCTTTGAGTCGATCTTTCCGAAAGATAACCCAAAGAACACCCGGTTCTCCATTAACTTCTTCACATCCATTGGACTTGGTGGTCTTACAGAGAACTTGCGTGAGTATTTGAAGAATATGCCGCGTCTTATCATGCAACAACAGAAACAAGTTTCAGATTCTGAATCTGATGATGAGTCAGGGAGTTCAAGTTCATCTGATTCAGGAACAGCTAGTTCTGAATCAGAGTCTGACTCATCAAGTTCTGATGAAAGTGATAGTGATAGGGACAAAAGGCGAAGAAAGCGGAGAAGAAAGTGA
- the LOC112707653 gene encoding strigolactones hydrolase CXE15 codes for MVQEKKLVQNVSGWLRIYDDGSVDRTWTGPPEAKFMAEPVPPHEEFIDGVATRDITVAESNRSVRLYLPEITSADKEKLPVVVHFQGGGFCISEPDWFMYYNMYTRFARAARFICVSPFLRCAPEHRLPAAIEDGFSTLLWLQSVAKGESKELWLEKHADFSRVFLIGDSSGGNVVHEVAALAGKASLEPLRLAGAIPVHPGFLRSTRSKSELEKPQSPFLTLDMLDNFLALALPVGSTKDHPITCPMGEAAPPLSGLKLPPFLVCLAEMDLIWDTEMEYYEAMKKANHDVELFVSKGMTHSFYLNKIAVDMDPNTAAETEALIARVKEFIEKH; via the coding sequence ATGGTGCAAGAGAAAAAACTTGTGCAGAATGTCTCCGGTTGGCTCAGAATTTACGACGACGGTTCAGTAGACCGTACATGGACCGGTCCACCGGAAGCGAAGTTCATGGCCGAGCCAGTACCACCCCATGAAGAATTCATCGACGGAGTTGCCACCCGCGACATAACTGTCGCGGAAAGCAACCGTTCCGTCCGACTTTACCTTCCCGAGATTACATCTGCTGACAAGGAAAAGCTGCCGGTAGTTGTCCATTTCCAGGGTGGCGGGTTCTGCATTAGCGAACCGGACTGGTTTATGTACTATAACATGTACACCCGGTTCGCTCGAGCCGCTCGGTTCATTTGTGTGTCTCCTTTCCTTCGTTGTGCACCCGAACACCGCCTTCCGGCAGCCATTGAAGACGGCTTCTCGACTCTACTCTGGCTACAATCTGTTGCCAAAGGAGAGTCAAAGGAGTTGTGGCTTGAGAAACACGCGGATTTCAGCCGTGTATTTCTCATAGGAGACAGCTCCGGTGGGAACGTTGTGCACGAAGTTGCTGCCTTGGCAGGTAAGGCAAGTCTCGAACCGCTCCGGTTAGCCGGTGCTATCCCGGTTCACCCAGGATTTCTTCGATCAACCAGAAGCAAATCAGAGCTTGAAAAACCGCAATCACCTTTCTTGACTCTAGACATGTTGGACAATTTCCTGGCGTTAGCTTTGCCGGTGGGGAGTACTAAGGATCACCCCATAACTTGCCCGATGGGGGAAGCGGCGCCGCCGCTTAGCGGGCTGAAACTGCCGCCGTTTTTAGTGTGCCTTGCGGAGATGGATTTGATATGGGATACAGAGATGGAATACTATGAAGCAATGAAGAAGGCAAATCATGATGTGGAGCTCTTTGTTAGCAAAGGAATGACACATAGTTTTTATCTTAACAAAATTGCGGTGGATATGGATCCAAATACTGCTGCTGAAACTGAAGCTCTTATTGCAAGGGTCAAAGAGTTCATTGAGAAGCACTAA